A genomic window from Streptomyces brevispora includes:
- a CDS encoding futalosine hydrolase yields the protein MRVLVVTAVPVERDAVTRASGDGSEVSVRRVPGAEIHRAGPFDVLAGGAGPAAAAASAAFALVSDRYDLVISAGIGGGFAGVAPVGSLVVAGRIGAADLGAETPAGFVPVTELGFGRDWHHPPRSLVRAVSAATGAVTGDVLTVSTVTGTAERAAALLAAHPGAVAEAMEGFGVAEAAGLTGVPVLEIRAVSNAVGPRDRDAWRIGDALAALTDAFGQLTPVLEGWTTHHDRDHS from the coding sequence GTGCGTGTGCTTGTCGTGACCGCTGTCCCGGTGGAACGGGACGCGGTCACGCGCGCGTCCGGGGACGGCTCCGAGGTGTCGGTGCGCCGGGTGCCGGGTGCGGAGATCCACCGCGCGGGCCCCTTCGACGTGCTCGCGGGCGGTGCGGGACCGGCCGCGGCAGCGGCCTCGGCCGCGTTCGCCCTGGTCTCGGACCGCTACGACCTGGTGATCTCGGCCGGCATCGGCGGTGGCTTCGCCGGTGTCGCCCCGGTCGGCTCTCTCGTCGTGGCCGGCCGCATCGGCGCGGCGGACCTGGGCGCCGAGACACCCGCGGGCTTCGTGCCCGTCACCGAGCTCGGCTTCGGCCGGGACTGGCACCACCCGCCCCGCTCCCTGGTGCGCGCGGTGTCCGCCGCGACCGGTGCGGTGACCGGCGACGTCCTCACCGTCTCCACCGTGACCGGCACGGCGGAGCGCGCCGCCGCCCTCCTCGCCGCGCACCCCGGCGCCGTCGCCGAGGCCATGGAGGGGTTCGGGGTCGCGGAGGCCGCCGGCCTGACCGGCGTGCCCGTCCTGGAGATCAGGGCCGTCTCGAACGCCGTGGGCCCCCGCGACCGCGACGCCTGGCGCATCGGCGACGCGCTGGCCGCGCTCACCGACGCGTTCGGGCAGCTCACACCCGTACTGGAAGGCTGGACGACCCACCATGACCGAGACCACTCCTGA
- a CDS encoding DUF2771 domain-containing protein, producing the protein MTVAFFSGKGRRIGVALGAVSAGLLVLSACDKPTPLATVTVGDNSVNAEASCYNDGKALKESEYKSCLNKKAEKSVKVAMDDKVRFGVDPKVADNGWTLFINGQQAEQEPYKKTYRSIPGSAFFSSQTGEISNKTQISIVETKGKELLGIWHFELKKTD; encoded by the coding sequence ATGACCGTTGCGTTCTTCTCCGGTAAGGGCCGCCGAATCGGCGTCGCTCTTGGTGCCGTGTCCGCGGGACTCCTTGTCCTCTCCGCCTGTGACAAGCCGACGCCACTCGCCACCGTGACGGTCGGCGACAACTCGGTGAACGCCGAGGCGTCCTGCTACAACGACGGCAAGGCCCTCAAGGAATCCGAGTACAAGAGCTGCCTCAACAAGAAGGCGGAGAAGTCCGTCAAGGTCGCGATGGACGACAAGGTCCGCTTCGGCGTCGACCCCAAGGTCGCGGACAACGGCTGGACGCTCTTCATCAACGGCCAGCAGGCCGAGCAGGAGCCGTACAAGAAGACCTACCGGTCCATCCCGGGCAGCGCCTTCTTCTCCAGCCAGACCGGCGAGATCTCGAACAAGACGCAGATCAGCATCGTGGAGACCAAGGGCAAGGAGCTGCTGGGCATCTGGCACTTCGAGCTCAAGAAGACCGACTGA
- a CDS encoding MFS transporter, with amino-acid sequence MASARSHDGSGPLRRTGRSIGHALRSPFTGTARGIRKATHAHGAGESGLGKLIELHAVNGAGDVMITIALASTVFFSVPTDQARGRVALYLAVTMAPFIVLAPVIGPLLDRLPHGRRAAMAGSMLARALLALTMSGAVATGGLELYPAALGVLVCSKAYGVVRSAVVPRLLPPRFSLVKANSRVTLAGLLATGAAAPIGAGLQTIGPHWPLYGACAIFVGGTVLAFTLPPKVDSAKGERKAHLVHPHDDGAVRPAPLRKPATSTTGKVWRRAARSGGKGGEKRPGLRSVGPSVLHGLQANAAHRALSGFLIFFLAFLLREQPLSGQSAAISLGIVGVAAGTGNALGTAVGSWLKARGPEVIIASVLGLALGIAVLAAAFFSTVLVAALAATAGFTQALSKLSLDAMIQRDVPEEVRTSAFARSETLLQMAWVAGGAIGISLPLNGVLGMSVAAGILTLGAAASVRGLLGAARRGSPHPRVA; translated from the coding sequence GTGGCTTCAGCCCGGTCGCACGACGGATCCGGCCCGCTCCGCAGGACGGGCCGGTCGATCGGTCATGCCCTTCGGTCCCCGTTCACCGGGACCGCCAGGGGCATCCGGAAGGCGACGCACGCACACGGAGCCGGCGAGTCCGGTCTCGGCAAACTGATCGAGTTGCACGCGGTGAACGGCGCGGGTGACGTGATGATCACGATCGCGCTGGCGTCCACGGTGTTCTTCTCCGTTCCGACGGACCAGGCCCGCGGCCGGGTCGCGCTGTACCTCGCGGTCACGATGGCGCCGTTCATCGTCCTCGCCCCGGTCATCGGCCCGCTCCTGGACCGGCTGCCGCACGGCCGCCGTGCCGCGATGGCGGGCTCCATGCTGGCCCGTGCGCTGCTGGCGCTCACCATGTCGGGCGCGGTCGCCACCGGCGGCCTGGAGCTGTATCCGGCGGCTCTGGGCGTCCTGGTCTGCTCGAAGGCGTACGGAGTCGTGCGCAGCGCCGTCGTGCCGCGGCTGCTGCCGCCCCGGTTCTCGCTGGTGAAGGCGAACTCACGGGTCACCCTCGCCGGTCTCCTCGCCACGGGTGCGGCCGCTCCGATCGGGGCGGGACTCCAGACGATCGGCCCGCACTGGCCGCTGTACGGCGCGTGCGCGATCTTCGTCGGCGGCACCGTGCTCGCCTTCACGCTACCGCCCAAGGTGGACTCGGCGAAGGGCGAACGCAAGGCGCACCTCGTGCACCCGCACGACGACGGCGCGGTCCGGCCCGCCCCGCTCCGCAAGCCCGCCACGTCCACAACCGGGAAGGTGTGGAGGAGAGCGGCCAGGTCCGGGGGGAAGGGCGGCGAGAAACGGCCGGGGCTGCGTTCGGTCGGCCCGTCCGTCCTGCACGGACTCCAGGCCAACGCCGCGCACCGGGCGCTCTCCGGCTTCCTGATCTTCTTCCTGGCGTTCCTGCTGCGCGAGCAGCCGCTCTCCGGTCAGAGCGCCGCGATCTCGCTCGGCATCGTGGGTGTGGCGGCCGGGACGGGCAACGCGCTGGGCACGGCGGTCGGCTCCTGGCTCAAGGCCCGCGGCCCGGAAGTGATCATCGCCTCGGTGCTGGGCCTGGCGCTCGGCATCGCCGTGCTGGCCGCGGCCTTCTTCAGCACGGTCCTGGTCGCCGCGCTCGCGGCCACGGCGGGCTTCACCCAGGCGCTGTCGAAGCTGTCGCTGGACGCGATGATCCAGCGCGATGTGCCGGAGGAGGTGCGCACCTCCGCGTTCGCCCGCTCCGAGACACTGCTCCAGATGGCGTGGGTGGCCGGCGGCGCGATCGGGATCTCGTTGCCCCTCAACGGCGTACTGGGCATGTCGGTCGCCGCGGGCATCCTCACGCTCGGTGCGGCGGCCTCCGTACGGGGGCTGCTGGGTGCCGCGCGGCGCGGCTCGCCGCACCCCCGCGTGGCATGA
- a CDS encoding DUF3027 domain-containing protein — MSAATTRSRTARTPVPDRLCAEAVDLARAAAEEAAAPGVVGEHVDVVPEGDRVVTHYFECEDPAYRGWRWAVTVARASRAKNVTLDETVLLPGGEALLAPEWVPWSERLRPGDMGPGDLLPTEADDLRLEPGYTGDDEPPPNSAVAAVSGELADLVESEDAELTTRPQPPRRGSIAAVADELGMRRARVLSRYGLHAAADRWDEGFGAKTPMAQAAPASCVSCAFLVPLAGSLKQAFGVCANEFGPADGHVVSLSYGCGGHSEAAVMPKPPKPAPHALDTMQVDEYPLRPARDSGSVPVEPDAPSEDLGHS, encoded by the coding sequence GTGAGTGCTGCGACGACGCGAAGCCGTACGGCCCGTACCCCTGTTCCCGACCGTTTGTGCGCCGAGGCGGTAGACCTCGCCCGCGCGGCGGCCGAGGAGGCAGCCGCGCCAGGGGTCGTGGGTGAGCATGTGGACGTGGTCCCCGAGGGGGACCGGGTCGTCACGCACTACTTCGAGTGCGAGGACCCGGCCTACCGGGGCTGGCGCTGGGCTGTGACGGTCGCCAGGGCCTCCCGGGCGAAGAACGTCACGCTTGACGAAACGGTGCTGCTGCCGGGAGGCGAAGCGCTGCTCGCGCCGGAGTGGGTGCCGTGGAGCGAGCGGCTGCGGCCGGGCGACATGGGGCCGGGCGATCTGCTGCCCACCGAGGCGGACGACCTGCGTCTGGAGCCCGGTTACACCGGCGACGACGAGCCGCCGCCCAATTCCGCGGTCGCCGCGGTCTCGGGTGAGCTGGCCGACCTCGTCGAGTCGGAGGACGCGGAGCTGACGACGCGCCCGCAGCCCCCGCGCCGCGGTTCGATCGCGGCGGTCGCGGACGAACTCGGGATGCGGCGTGCGCGGGTGCTGTCGCGGTACGGGCTGCATGCGGCGGCCGACCGCTGGGACGAGGGGTTCGGCGCGAAGACGCCGATGGCCCAGGCCGCCCCGGCCTCCTGCGTGTCGTGTGCCTTCCTGGTGCCGCTGGCGGGTTCGCTGAAGCAGGCCTTCGGGGTGTGCGCGAACGAGTTCGGTCCGGCGGACGGGCATGTGGTGTCCCTGTCGTACGGCTGCGGTGGGCATTCGGAGGCCGCGGTGATGCCGAAGCCGCCGAAGCCGGCGCCGCATGCGCTGGACACGATGCAGGTGGACGAGTACCCGCTGCGTCCGGCGCGGGATTCCGGCTCCGTGCCGGTGGAGCCGGATGCGCCGTCGGAGGACCTCGGCCACTCGTAG
- a CDS encoding sacsin N-terminal ATP-binding-like domain-containing protein → MIATEGADPFGTARLRRGVLDAWGAGPARFREDANAEEDLALGGYRDRLVVELAQNAADAAARAQASGRLRLTLRPATADAPAVLAAANTGAPLDATGVESLSTLRASAKREGHESAVGRFGVGFAAVLAVSDEPAVIGRHGGVRWSLSEARELAREAAVGSPGLGDELRRRDGHVPLLRLPLPAEGTAPDGYDTVVVLPLRDGGAEDLVGRLLDAVDDALLLTLRGLDEIVIETPDTVRTLSRSQHGPYTHVVDSAHGTNRWRTVAHHGPVEPALLADRPLEERLRPHWSVTWAVPVDAEGAPVHPRTAPVMHAPTPTDEPLGVPALLIASLPLDTTRRHPAPGPLTDFLVQRAADAYAELLADWQPVSVATIALVPGPLGKGELDGALRGAILERLPRVAFLEPAAPREPAAEPDRWDDWDAGTDDSRKDTTALRPVEAEVLEGVGAETVAVLAEVLPCLLPAGLERRVELRTLGVARVPLTEAIDRLAGLERDPGWWRRLYDSLAGVDPDRLSGLPVPLAGTTSQGPGPGAPAVPRTTIGPRQVLLPLPDALTGPVLDRLARLGLKVAHPDAAHPLLEKLGALPASPRAVLTTPQVRAAVAGSLDAGEIWDEDALDGDELVETVLTLVRDADLAPGDEPWLGALALPDEDGEPAPAGELVLPASPFADIMRDGELALCDQELADRWGEQPLTACGVLATFALVRATDVVLDPDELEPRDGDFAEPDDAGLLDAVDVWCEDIIDQLPDTPVPPVATELVAVRDLDLVDDDAWPQALALLAQPPLRDALTQPVRVLLPDGTTRSVRPYTSWWLRDHPVLDGRRPAGLRADGGDPLLAGLYDSADATGFDDAQVLRALGVRTSVAALLDEPGGSAELLGRLADEDRRVGPVQLHSLYTALADLDPEQVTLPDELRAVVDGEVRVVDAADAVIADAPDLLPLTAGLPLLPVAPANAAELAELFQVRRLGESVEAEVTSDGEERRVPEPVRVLLGAGTPDTYVEHGELRAGGVELDWRRTPDGTVHAATLEGVAAGLAWAAGQWPRRFEVAALLEDPSRSEELARDRWFD, encoded by the coding sequence ATGATTGCGACCGAGGGGGCCGACCCATTCGGCACCGCACGGCTGCGGCGCGGCGTGCTCGACGCCTGGGGGGCCGGTCCCGCCCGCTTCCGTGAGGACGCCAACGCCGAGGAGGACCTCGCGCTCGGCGGCTACCGCGACCGCCTCGTCGTCGAACTGGCGCAGAACGCCGCCGACGCCGCCGCCCGCGCCCAGGCATCCGGCCGGCTCCGCCTCACCCTGCGCCCGGCGACCGCCGACGCCCCCGCCGTCCTCGCCGCCGCCAACACCGGAGCGCCCCTGGACGCCACCGGGGTGGAGTCGCTGTCCACCCTGCGCGCCTCCGCCAAGCGCGAGGGCCACGAGTCCGCCGTGGGCAGGTTCGGCGTCGGGTTCGCCGCCGTGCTCGCCGTCAGCGACGAGCCCGCCGTCATCGGCCGGCACGGCGGCGTGCGCTGGTCCCTCTCGGAGGCCCGCGAACTCGCCCGGGAAGCCGCCGTCGGGAGCCCCGGACTGGGCGACGAGCTCCGCCGCCGCGACGGCCACGTCCCCCTGCTGCGGCTCCCGCTGCCCGCCGAGGGCACCGCGCCGGACGGCTACGACACCGTCGTCGTCCTGCCGCTGCGCGACGGCGGCGCCGAGGACCTGGTCGGCCGGCTGCTCGACGCCGTCGACGACGCACTGCTGCTCACCCTGCGCGGACTCGACGAGATCGTCATCGAAACCCCGGACACCGTACGGACGTTGAGTCGCTCGCAGCACGGCCCGTACACGCACGTCGTGGACTCCGCGCACGGTACGAACCGCTGGCGCACCGTCGCCCACCACGGCCCCGTCGAGCCCGCCCTGCTCGCCGACCGCCCGCTGGAGGAACGGCTGCGCCCGCACTGGTCGGTGACCTGGGCCGTCCCGGTGGACGCGGAGGGCGCGCCGGTGCACCCCCGTACCGCACCCGTCATGCACGCGCCGACCCCCACCGACGAACCGCTCGGCGTACCCGCGCTGCTCATCGCGTCACTGCCGCTGGACACCACCCGCCGCCACCCCGCGCCGGGCCCGCTCACCGACTTCCTGGTGCAGCGCGCGGCCGACGCGTACGCCGAACTGCTCGCCGACTGGCAGCCGGTCTCCGTCGCCACCATCGCTCTCGTGCCCGGACCGCTCGGCAAGGGCGAACTGGACGGCGCGCTGCGCGGCGCGATCCTGGAGCGGCTGCCGCGCGTCGCGTTCCTGGAACCGGCCGCCCCGCGCGAACCCGCCGCCGAGCCCGACCGGTGGGACGACTGGGACGCGGGGACCGACGACAGCCGCAAGGACACCACCGCCCTGCGGCCCGTCGAGGCCGAGGTGCTGGAGGGGGTCGGCGCGGAGACGGTCGCGGTGCTGGCCGAGGTGCTGCCGTGTCTGCTGCCCGCCGGCCTGGAGCGCCGGGTCGAGCTGCGCACGCTCGGCGTCGCCCGGGTGCCGCTGACCGAGGCGATCGACCGGCTCGCCGGGCTGGAACGCGACCCGGGCTGGTGGCGGCGGCTGTACGACAGCCTGGCCGGCGTCGACCCGGACCGGCTCTCCGGGCTGCCGGTGCCGCTCGCCGGGACGACGTCCCAGGGGCCGGGCCCCGGGGCCCCGGCCGTCCCCCGTACCACCATCGGCCCCCGGCAGGTCCTGCTCCCGCTCCCGGACGCGCTGACCGGCCCGGTCCTGGACCGGCTCGCCCGGCTCGGACTGAAGGTCGCCCACCCGGACGCCGCCCACCCGCTCCTGGAGAAGCTCGGCGCCCTGCCCGCGAGCCCGCGCGCCGTGCTGACGACCCCGCAGGTGCGGGCCGCCGTCGCCGGTTCGCTGGACGCGGGCGAGATCTGGGACGAGGACGCGCTCGACGGCGACGAGCTCGTGGAGACCGTCCTCACCCTGGTCCGGGACGCCGACCTGGCACCCGGCGACGAGCCCTGGCTCGGGGCGCTCGCCCTGCCGGACGAGGACGGCGAGCCCGCACCGGCCGGTGAACTCGTGCTGCCCGCAAGCCCGTTCGCCGACATCATGCGCGACGGCGAACTCGCCCTGTGCGACCAGGAGTTGGCCGACCGCTGGGGCGAGCAGCCGCTCACCGCCTGCGGGGTGCTGGCCACCTTCGCACTGGTGCGGGCCACCGATGTGGTCCTGGACCCGGACGAACTGGAGCCGCGCGACGGCGACTTCGCCGAACCCGACGACGCCGGGCTGCTCGACGCCGTCGACGTGTGGTGCGAGGACATCATCGACCAGCTCCCGGACACACCGGTGCCGCCGGTCGCCACCGAACTCGTCGCCGTCCGCGACCTCGACCTGGTCGACGACGACGCCTGGCCCCAGGCGCTCGCACTCCTCGCCCAACCGCCGCTGCGCGACGCACTGACCCAGCCGGTACGGGTGCTGCTCCCGGACGGCACCACGCGGTCCGTGCGCCCGTACACCTCCTGGTGGCTGCGCGACCACCCGGTGCTGGACGGCCGCCGCCCGGCGGGCCTGCGCGCCGACGGGGGCGATCCCCTGCTGGCGGGCCTGTACGACTCCGCCGACGCGACCGGCTTCGACGACGCCCAGGTGCTGCGCGCCCTCGGGGTGCGCACCTCGGTCGCCGCCCTGCTGGACGAGCCCGGCGGTTCGGCCGAACTGCTGGGCCGGCTCGCGGACGAGGACCGCCGGGTCGGTCCCGTACAGCTGCACTCCCTGTACACGGCGCTGGCCGATCTCGACCCGGAACAGGTCACGCTGCCGGACGAGTTGCGGGCCGTGGTCGACGGCGAGGTGCGGGTCGTCGACGCGGCGGACGCGGTGATCGCGGACGCGCCCGATCTGCTGCCGCTGACCGCGGGCCTGCCGCTCCTGCCGGTCGCCCCGGCGAACGCGGCGGAGCTGGCCGAGCTGTTCCAGGTGCGGCGGCTCGGGGAGAGCGTCGAGGCGGAGGTGACGAGCGACGGCGAGGAGCGCCGGGTGCCGGAGCCGGTGCGCGTCCTGCTCGGCGCGGGCACCCCGGACACCTACGTCGAGCACGGTGAACTGCGCGCGGGCGGCGTCGAACTGGACTGGCGCCGCACCCCGGACGGAACCGTGCACGCCGCGACCCTGGAGGGCGTCGCGGCGGGCCTGGCCTGGGCGGCGGGCCAGTGGCCGCGCCGCTTCGAGGTCGCGGCCCTGCTGGAGGACCCGTCGCGCTCGGAGGAACTGGCCCGGGACCGCTGGTTCGACTGA
- a CDS encoding HAD-IC family P-type ATPase: protein MTQRAHGPSGDEPNRSSRPSGTDRPVMIDAGSELDPVHPVGLPAPADAGRGLTAAEVAERIARGEVNDVPVRSSRSMSEIVRANVFTRFNLIIGLLWLIMLFVAPIQDSLFGFVIIANTGIGIVQEWRAKKTLDSLAVIGEAKPTVRRDGVAAEISTSEIVLGDLVELGPGDKVVVDGRVAEADSLEIDESLLTGEADPVLKRPGDPVMSGSFVVAGGGAFAATKVGREAYAAQLAEEASRFTLVQSELRSGISTILKYVTWMMIPTAIGLVLSQLVVKDNNFRESIARTVGGIVPMIPEGLVLLTSVAFAIGVVRLGRKQCLVQELPAIEGLARVDIVCLDKTGTLTEGGMDVTEVRALNGVDEPYLHRVLAALGASDTRPNASLQAIIDAYPVPDGKDWGITQALPFSSARKYSGAAFDEDDGRTSAWLLGAPDVLLPEEDPALTEIDQLNQQGLRVLLLARVEGPLDGPGIAAGALPSALIVLEQRLRPDARETLAYFADQRVATKVISGDNAVSVGAVAAKLGLAGAEHTMDARRLPTDPDELATAMENNTVFGRVTPQQKREMVAALQSRGHTVAMTGDGVNDVLALKDADIGVSMGSGSEATRAVAQIVLLNNSFATLPSVVAEGRRVIGNITRVATLFLTKTVYSVLLAILVVCFQVEYPFLPRHLTLLSTLTIGIPAFFLALAPNKERAHPHFVRRVMRYSIPSGTIAAVATFVTYLLARHHYVGPGSLDAETSAATLTLFLVSMWVLAIIARPYTWWRICLVAAMGLAFLVVLVVPWLQNFFALKLVGAQMPWTAVGIAVIASAALEYAWRLVSRRFPV from the coding sequence ATGACTCAGCGGGCACACGGCCCCTCCGGGGATGAGCCGAACAGATCCTCAAGGCCTTCCGGCACCGACCGGCCGGTGATGATCGACGCCGGGAGCGAGCTCGACCCGGTCCACCCGGTCGGACTGCCGGCTCCGGCGGACGCCGGGCGCGGGCTGACCGCGGCCGAGGTCGCCGAGCGCATCGCCCGCGGCGAGGTCAACGACGTCCCGGTCCGCTCGTCCCGCTCCATGAGCGAGATCGTCCGCGCCAACGTCTTCACCCGGTTCAACCTGATCATCGGCCTGCTCTGGCTGATCATGCTGTTCGTCGCGCCGATCCAGGACAGCCTCTTCGGCTTCGTGATCATCGCCAACACCGGCATCGGCATCGTGCAGGAGTGGCGGGCCAAGAAGACCCTGGACAGCCTCGCGGTCATCGGCGAGGCCAAACCCACCGTGCGGCGGGACGGCGTCGCGGCCGAGATCTCCACCTCCGAGATCGTCCTGGGCGATCTCGTCGAGCTCGGCCCCGGCGACAAGGTCGTCGTGGACGGCAGGGTCGCCGAGGCCGACAGCCTGGAGATCGACGAATCACTGCTCACCGGCGAGGCCGACCCGGTACTGAAACGGCCCGGAGACCCCGTCATGTCCGGCAGCTTCGTGGTCGCGGGCGGCGGGGCGTTCGCCGCCACCAAGGTCGGCCGCGAGGCCTACGCCGCACAGCTCGCCGAGGAGGCCTCCCGCTTCACGCTCGTCCAGTCCGAGCTGCGCAGCGGCATCTCCACCATCCTCAAGTACGTCACCTGGATGATGATCCCGACCGCGATCGGCCTGGTCCTCAGCCAGCTGGTGGTGAAGGACAACAACTTCAGGGAGTCCATCGCCCGGACCGTCGGCGGCATCGTCCCGATGATCCCGGAGGGCCTGGTCCTGCTCACCTCGGTCGCCTTCGCGATCGGCGTCGTACGGCTGGGCCGCAAGCAGTGCCTGGTGCAGGAGCTCCCCGCCATCGAGGGCCTGGCCCGGGTCGACATCGTCTGCCTGGACAAGACCGGCACCCTCACCGAGGGCGGCATGGACGTCACCGAGGTCCGCGCGCTGAACGGCGTGGACGAGCCGTACCTGCACCGGGTGCTGGCCGCCCTCGGCGCCTCCGACACCCGGCCCAACGCCAGCCTCCAGGCGATCATCGACGCCTACCCGGTCCCGGACGGCAAGGACTGGGGCATCACGCAGGCGCTGCCGTTCTCCTCGGCCCGCAAGTACAGCGGCGCCGCCTTCGACGAGGACGACGGGCGGACATCCGCCTGGCTGCTCGGTGCCCCCGATGTGCTGCTGCCCGAGGAGGACCCGGCCCTCACCGAGATCGACCAGCTCAACCAGCAGGGCCTGCGGGTCCTGCTGCTGGCCCGCGTCGAGGGCCCGCTCGACGGGCCCGGCATCGCGGCCGGGGCCCTGCCCAGCGCGCTGATCGTGCTGGAACAGCGGCTGCGGCCCGACGCACGGGAGACCCTCGCCTACTTCGCCGACCAGCGGGTCGCCACGAAGGTGATCTCCGGCGACAACGCGGTCTCGGTCGGCGCCGTCGCCGCGAAGCTCGGGCTGGCGGGCGCCGAACACACCATGGACGCGCGCCGGCTGCCCACCGACCCGGACGAGCTGGCCACGGCCATGGAGAACAACACGGTCTTCGGCCGCGTCACCCCGCAGCAGAAGCGGGAGATGGTCGCCGCACTCCAGTCCCGAGGCCACACCGTCGCGATGACGGGCGACGGGGTCAACGACGTCCTCGCCCTTAAGGACGCCGACATCGGCGTCTCGATGGGTTCCGGCTCGGAGGCGACCAGGGCCGTCGCCCAGATCGTGCTGCTTAACAACAGCTTCGCGACGCTGCCGTCCGTCGTCGCCGAGGGCCGCCGGGTCATCGGCAACATCACCCGGGTCGCCACCCTGTTCCTGACGAAGACCGTCTACTCGGTGCTGCTGGCCATCCTGGTGGTCTGCTTCCAGGTCGAGTACCCGTTCCTGCCGCGGCACCTGACACTGCTGTCGACGCTGACGATCGGCATCCCGGCGTTCTTCCTCGCCCTGGCCCCCAACAAGGAACGCGCGCACCCGCACTTCGTACGCCGCGTCATGCGGTACTCGATCCCGTCGGGCACCATCGCGGCCGTCGCCACCTTCGTGACGTACCTGCTCGCCCGGCACCACTACGTGGGCCCCGGCTCGCTGGACGCGGAGACCAGCGCGGCCACACTCACGCTGTTCCTGGTCTCGATGTGGGTCCTGGCGATCATCGCCCGCCCCTACACCTGGTGGCGGATCTGCCTGGTGGCCGCGATGGGCCTGGCGTTCCTGGTCGTGCTCGTGGTGCCGTGGCTGCAGAACTTCTTCGCCCTGAAGCTGGTGGGTGCGCAGATGCCGTGGACGGCGGTGGGCATCGCCGTGATCGCCTCGGCCGCCCTGGAGTACGCCTGGCGCCTGGTGAGCCGCCGCTTCCCGGTGTAA
- a CDS encoding DUF2530 domain-containing protein → MAKWTPKHEAPEPLEGPVVATITGGTILWFVLFLVQLPFYGWFDDHGHLWWVWTCLAGAGLGLIGIWYVRGRDAAIKRAAAAGAAAPRDCSGDTPGATA, encoded by the coding sequence ATGGCGAAGTGGACACCGAAGCACGAGGCACCCGAGCCCCTGGAGGGGCCTGTCGTCGCGACCATCACCGGCGGCACGATCCTCTGGTTCGTCCTCTTCCTCGTCCAGCTCCCGTTCTACGGCTGGTTCGACGACCACGGACACCTGTGGTGGGTGTGGACCTGCCTGGCCGGTGCGGGCCTCGGCCTGATCGGCATCTGGTACGTGCGGGGACGCGACGCCGCGATCAAGCGGGCCGCCGCGGCTGGCGCCGCCGCCCCGCGGGACTGCTCCGGGGACACCCCCGGCGCCACCGCCTGA